The following DNA comes from Rhodanobacter sp. AS-Z3.
TCGAACTTCATCGAATCGCTGGCCGTCGGGTACAGACAAAACGGCACCAAGGTCACCGTTCTCGTGCCGCTATCCGCGCGATGGAACCGCGCAAAACTGGACAGCAGCGGCATACGAATCATTCCTTACCGGTACATGCCATTCAAATCATGGCATGTACTTGGATACGGCGACTCCTTGAAGGGTGATCTGAAGATGAACCCCCTGCATACCTTGCTGCTGCCGTTTCTGATGATTGCGGGAACGCTAAGCTTGGCCAAGCTATTACTGTCTGAACGCCCATCCTTTCTTCACGCCCACTGGGCGGTTCCGAACAGCTTGATTGCCGTCGCAGCGCGCGCGCTAGCCTTCAGCAAGGTCAAAATCCTTTCCTCATTCCCCGGCTCGGATGTCACGGTCATTCAACAGTCGGGGTTGATCGGAAAGTTCCTCGCCCGCGTCATCGCACGATCCGACTATCTGTCGTGCAACAGCTCCGATCTGAAGGAAGATCTGGTGGCCGCGGGCATACCGGCAGCAAAGGTCGATTACCAAATTTACGGCGTCAACAACCAGACTATGCGTTTCAGCGCAGATGCACGCGAACGCGTGCGCGCGAATCTGGGCATTCGCTCCGACGAGATAGCGCTACTCATGGTTGGGCGCTTCGTCGCCAAAAAGGGGTTTGCCACGGGCATACGGGCCATGCAGCACCTCCGCTCCCGAAGCGAAAAAATCAAGCTGTACATCATCGGTAGTGGTTTGTTGGAAGCGGAATACCGGAAGCTGATGAAAGACGCTGGTGTCGAAGACGTAACAACGCTGCTTGGTGAAGTCCTGCCAAGCGAGCTGAAGGACTACTACTCGGCCTGCGACATTTTCGTCATGCCCTCCGAACGCCTTCCGTCAGACGGCCTCAACGTTGTGGTCGTCGAGGCCATGGCTTGCGCTCGACCCATCGTGGCTTCATCCGTTGGTGGAAATGACCTCGTGGTATCCGCAGGCATCAATGGCTATCTGCACCGACCCAGTGATGCGGAAGATCTGGCGGAAAAGGTATCCTTCCTTGCACCGGACCCCATACTTCGGCAGGCCATGGGTGAACAATCCAGGGTCATGGTCGACGAACACTTCAACTGGAAGGCGATAGCACACCATTATCTGGTTTGTTATCGCAAACTTCTGTCCTGATACGCCCACATCACAGACCGCGCAGCTTATGGCCTACCTGATTGACATTCCGACATTTTCTGACGACCGCGGCAACTTGACCGTTATCGAGAAAATTATCCCGTTTGAAATAAAGCGGGTTTTCTATATATATGGGGTTGACGATTCGGTACGCGGTGGACATCGACATCACAAAACGATTCAGGCCGCATTTTGCATCCGGGGCTCGTGCATCGTGTCAAACCATGACGGACGCGAAGAACAGGACTTTCTGCTGGATACGCCAAGCAAGGGACTTATCATCGAACCCCAAGATTGGCATACCATGCATCACTTCACGAGCGACGCTATCTTCATGGTTTTGGCATCTGAAACGTTTAGTGCTGCAGACTACATTCGAGAAGCATACCCATGATTGAATATGAAAACCTCGCCCTGTCCAATCGATCATTTTTCGAGGAATACCTGAAGAGCTTCGATCAGACGATGCGAGGCGGCTGGTACGTACTTGGAAAGAATGTCGAATCGTTCGAGCGACGTTTTGCCAGCTACTGTGGCGTGGATCACTGCGTCGGTTTAGCTTCAGGGCTGGATGCGCTCGATCTCTCGCTACGGGTATTTGGATTCGAGCCGGGTAGCGAAGTCCTTGTCCCGTCCAACACCTACATAGCGACGATCCTCTCAATTCTGCATTGCGGGCTCGTCCCGGTTCTGGTGGAGCCCGACCCCGCCACTTATAACCTTGATCCAAATCTTGTCGAAGATGCCATTACGTCAAGAACTGTGGCCATCATGGTCGTGCATCTGTACGGAAAGATCTGCCCGATGGACGAGGTCATGACTATCGCCAATGCGCACGGGCTGAAGGTCATCGAAGACTGCGCCCAAGCACATGGCGCCATGCTCAATGGCAAGAAAGCCGGCTCGTTCGGACATTGCAACGCGTTCAGCTTCTATCCCACCAAGAACCTCGGCGCATTGGGCGACGCGGGTGCAATAACCACCGATGACGCCGACCTGGCGCAAGCCATTCGGGTGCTTCGCAACTATGGTTCGAGAATCAAATATTACAATGAGGTCGTGGGCTACAACTCCAGGCTCGACGAAATTCAGGCCGGCTTCCTCAACGTCAAGCTAGGCCACCTCGATTCAATCAACAACCATAAACGCGAACTCGCGGATAGCTACTTCAAAAAACTCGGTGATAGCGTCGTCAAGCCGGTCCGTAACGCCAGCTTCCATGACGTCTTCCACATCTTCAACGTCCGACACCCAAGGCGTGACGATCTGAAGGCGTGGCTCCTGGAGCGGGGTATCAAGACGGATATTCACTACCCACTCGCACCCGCCCGCCAGGCCGCGATGCAGGGCCTGCTGAAAAGCACTGATTTTCCAGTCGCAGACGATATTCATGCGACCACGTTGAGCCTGCCCATCTCTTACTTCCACACCACAACCGACATCGAGACCGTGGCTGCGGCAATAAACGAATTTGGAGCCTGACATGCGCAGTTTTGCCGTAGCGCATGGCCGTAGCTCCAAGGCTGAAAAGATCGAAGCCGTACTTTGCGAAGCACTTGATATAGATAGGGTGCGTGGCTGTACGATTCTCGATATTGGCGCCGGCAGTGGTCATATCGCAGCCCACTTTACCGCCGATAACGTAGTGACTGCGGCTGACGTCGAAGACCAGTTGGTCGTTCGGGACCCGAACCTGCGGTTTGTCCGTCTTGGCGGCGACCGGCTCCCTTCCGACGACGCCCAGTTCGACATCGTTGTACTCAATCATGTCCTCGCTTACGTGCCCGATCAGCTTGCGCTGTTACGAGAGGTCGGACGAGTACTTAAAGCCGACGGCTGCTGCTACGTTGCAAATCCGAACAGGCTTTTCCCGCTCGATCCCCATTCGCACATGCCGTTCGTGCACTACCTTCCACAGACTTGGTACGAAGGGGTCGTCAACCGCGTGAGACACGCCAGCGAGCGCATCCTTCTGCACACCACAGGAGGCATGCGTGATTTATTCATCAAGGCTGACCTCGACTGGACGGATTACACCGTCAATGTTTTACATGATCCTGATCGCTACCACACCAACGCTCCTTTCCGCACTCCCCAGTGGCGTTGGCTCTCCCGGCTCTCGCCGACGAACATTTTTGTGGTAAGAAAGCGGTCCCCTAAATGAAAAACAAACACGCCTTACGGCTAACGGCGTCGATCCTCCTGATGGCGGGAGTCCTGTGGTTTTTCTGGTCGCAAGTTCGACGCCATTGGGATCAGCTAGAACATCTCCACTTGCATTTCTTCTGGCCAGCAATGCTCTTGGCCTTGGTACTGGTGCTGATACATTATGTGATTGCAACCCTTGCTTGGCGGACGGTCATTGTCGGGAAGAGCGGTCAGCCACTAACAATCACCCAAAGCATCGGCCTCTCGAACATATCCCAGTTGACCAAATATGTTCCCGGAAAGGTTTGGTCGTACGCAATTCAGATGCATCTTCTCGCTGCCCACGGCATATCCAAGTCACGGGTGCTGTCAGTCAACGTCATCATGCTTCTGTCATTGACAGGATCGTCGACGGTAATCGGAACTGGATATCTGTGGTTTTCCGGCATGATCCTGCCAAGGCCGCTCTCGGCACTGATTTTTTCTGCGGCACTGACCGCCTATCTATTGTTGGTTTTTGGTGGAACCTGGACCGCTAATTTGCTCGTTCGGCTGATCAATCGCCTTTTTCGTCAACGAATTGATACTTTCGACGCGCCGCTCGCAACCATGATCCGTGCCCACGGACTTAACCTCCTATCCAATCTGCTCTATGGAATTTCGGGTTACTTTGTCGCCATTGGTATCGGCATGCCAAGCGACTTCGCGTTGATAGTGCCGATCTCGGCTGCAATGTTGTTATCCGATACGGTGGGATTCTTCGTTTTTCTGGCGCCGGGCGGCATCGGCGTGCGCGAGAGCGTAATGTACGCAATGCTCAAATCGGCAGTGGATATTCAGACTTGCTTTGTGCTGCCGCTTGCGTTTCGATTAGTCACTACAATCAACGACCTGATTCTTGGTGGCACTGCGGCAGTGCTGTTGAATCACTTTTCCAAGCGCTCGACGCGAAGGTCAGCGGCTGATGATCTCCAGTTGTGACGCCGGAGAATGATTGGCAGCATGTTGAACTCTAGATCTTTATGTATGGCCTAGTCCATCGGATGGCTTCACAAACTGGCAAAGCAGGCATTATCAATGGAACCAAGCTACCGTTGCGATCTTGGAATTCCTCTATCGATGCGACCGAAACAAACGCGTCAAAGTCGTGATACATCCCGGTGCTGGCGTCGGAATGAAAACAGCAAATCGAACGAAACGCGGTGGCGACGGTCGCACGCCATCAACGTGGCGTGCAACGAAAAGTCACATCGTCATCTAGTATCGTTGGGCACCTCGATACACATCAGCCCGCACAAGGCACACATATGAAATTGATCATCCAGATACCCTGCCTCAACGAGTCCGAAACGCTGGCCATCGCCTTGGCCGACTTGCCACGAGAAGTGCCGGGATTCGACACCGTTGAATGGTTGATCATCGATGATGGATCCACCGACAATACTGCGGATGTAGCACGTCGAAATGGCGTTGACCACGTGGTGACCCATCGGGTTAACCGGGGGCTGGCGGTTGGCTTCATGTCAGGGATCGACGCCTGTCTCCGCCTGGGGGCCGATGTGATCGTGAATACTGACGCGGATAACCAATACTGCGGCGCGGACATACCGAAGCTTACCGCGCCCGTACTTGCGCACGAAGCAGACATAGTCATCGGTGCACGTCCCATTGATGAGACAGCGCACTTTTCCTGGATCAAGAAGAAGCTGCAGCGGCTTGGTAGCTGGGCCGTGCGCGTGGCCAGCAAAACCGATGTCGCTGACGCGCCCAGCGGATTTCGCGCCATCAGCCGCGAAGCTGCAATGCGCTTGAACGTATTCAGTGCTTATACCTACACACTGGAAACCATCATCCAGGCTGGCCAGAGCAATCTCACCATCGCCTCTGTACCGATCCGAACCAACGGCGACCTTAGACCATCACGCCTGGTCAAGAGCATCTCCAGCTACGTCAATCGTTCGCTGATGACGATTCTTCGCGTGTTCGTCATCTACCGGCCGCTCGCGCTCTTTTTCTACGTGGGTTCTGTGTTTCTCACAATCGGTCTGCTGGCCGGCATAAGATTCGTGTATTTCTACCTGCATGGCAGTGGCGATGGACACATCCAGTCAGTGGTCCTCGCTTCGCTGTGCGTGACTTTGTCCATGCTGCTGTACATGATGGGGCTGATCGGCGATCTGATTGCCACCAATCGCAAGTTGATGGAAAACATCGATGCTCGCCTCAAGAAGATCGTCTACGACAGCGAAAAGCAGCTGTAGCCGTTCGATTGCCAAATGGTGGTTAGTTCACGCAGCAACCTTCACAGATGCACGATTCGCAATTCTTTTGGTCGATAGAAACCGGCTTTACCTAGGCGAACGGAGCTACTTTTGTGGTCCGTTACGCTACAAGATTGGTTATTGCTCTGGCGTTCTGCTCGCCCCGGCAGCTATCTCGGAGAAGACGATATAGTGCGTATTAAAGATGTCTACGGGTGGACCTGAATCCATCAACTGCGATCCCTGACAACAGCCTTCAGCCGAATACTCCGAGGAACCACCATGACCAACCTTCGCCGAACGCTCACCGTACTTGCGATTGCCTCCGCGCTGATGCTTGCTGGATGCAACTCCGGACAGGGCAACTCCTCCGCAACTCAGCCAGCAACAGCGGTTCCCCAAGCTTCCGCGGCCGCCGGCGACGCGCTCACTCCTGATCAGGTCAATGTGCAGGTGTCATTGCAAGGCAGGCCCAGCCTCTCGGCAGATGGTCAATGGATCAATGTGACTACAAACCTGACCAACAACGGCAAGACAACTCTCACCTCAACGGGTGCCCACGCCGTCAACCTGGGCGCGCGCGCTGCCGACACCGGTAGCGAGATCCTTGACAAAGGTTTCCCACGGGCGCAGATCCCTGATATCGCCCCGGGCAGCCAGGCTTCGGTGAGTATTCGTTTACCCGTCGATCAACTCCTGGGCAAATCAGCGGAGATCCTGCCAGTGCAGGAAGGTATCGCCTGGTTTGACAGATGGGGTACCAAGCCGCTGACCGTGGGTCCCTTCAGCACCTGTGCCAACCCAACAATCGGCAAGGTGTGTGATGCAGAAGGGAAGCCGTTAGTGGCGTCCGCACAGTGATCCGAGAGAGCCAGCGCGGGGACGGGAACCTGACGCGCGTTGAATCTCACGTCGCGGTAAATCCACGTAACGCATACCGGGCCGGCCAGCACCCGCGCAGAAGCCGGTGATACCGGTAATTAGCCACTTGCTCAAGCCGGCACCACCAGTATGTGAATAGGCCAGGTTCCGGGAAACCGTTACATTAGTTGATTACTTCAAGTACACAACTGAGGTGCACCGTGGATTTCTTGAAAAGGATGAAAAGGCGACTTGCCAGAGGCAGCCTGGATCGACTCATCGATCCTCGTCATTTTCAACCACGGCTGCCACTACCTGCCAGATACAGCCGCGAGCAATTGCTCGGCGCTCTTGAGGCATCGAGCATTGATGGCTCCGCACCGGGCGAAATGGCTGCCTACGTTAACGCCGACTTCGAAAGGTTCATCCACACGATGGGCCTCGTTGCGGAGGATACGAACGGGCGCTCGCTCGAAATCGGTGCAAATCCCTACTTCAATACCCTTTTGTTCAGGGCGTTTCGACCCTCATTGAAGATGGATCTGATCAATTACTTCGGCGGAGAAATACATCAGGCGGTGCAACACGTTTCATTCCCCGGATTCGATGGAATCCCGGAAGAGATCGATATGGCCTACTTCAATGCCAACCTGGAGCTGCACACTCTTCCATTCGAGGACGACACGTTTGATGTTGTCCTGTTTTGTGAGGTACTAGAACACCTCACGAATGATCCACTGCATGCCATGATGGAATTGAAGCGCATCCTGAAGCCGGGAGGACAACTGGTCCTGACCACGCCCAACGCGGCGCGGCTGGAAAATGTCTCAGCGTTCATCGAGGGACGGAATATGTATGACCCGTACTCGAAGTACGGCGCCTATGGCCGG
Coding sequences within:
- a CDS encoding DegT/DnrJ/EryC1/StrS family aminotransferase, translated to MIEYENLALSNRSFFEEYLKSFDQTMRGGWYVLGKNVESFERRFASYCGVDHCVGLASGLDALDLSLRVFGFEPGSEVLVPSNTYIATILSILHCGLVPVLVEPDPATYNLDPNLVEDAITSRTVAIMVVHLYGKICPMDEVMTIANAHGLKVIEDCAQAHGAMLNGKKAGSFGHCNAFSFYPTKNLGALGDAGAITTDDADLAQAIRVLRNYGSRIKYYNEVVGYNSRLDEIQAGFLNVKLGHLDSINNHKRELADSYFKKLGDSVVKPVRNASFHDVFHIFNVRHPRRDDLKAWLLERGIKTDIHYPLAPARQAAMQGLLKSTDFPVADDIHATTLSLPISYFHTTTDIETVAAAINEFGA
- a CDS encoding class I SAM-dependent methyltransferase; the encoded protein is MDFLKRMKRRLARGSLDRLIDPRHFQPRLPLPARYSREQLLGALEASSIDGSAPGEMAAYVNADFERFIHTMGLVAEDTNGRSLEIGANPYFNTLLFRAFRPSLKMDLINYFGGEIHQAVQHVSFPGFDGIPEEIDMAYFNANLELHTLPFEDDTFDVVLFCEVLEHLTNDPLHAMMELKRILKPGGQLVLTTPNAARLENVSAFIEGRNMYDPYSKYGAYGRHNREYTRHELVSLLKHCGFDVQTSYTANVHDDIPPRAEHIGLINAAIDSVVNRKHDLGQYLFTSSINASPAQAERPSWLFRSYPPEEMV
- a CDS encoding lysylphosphatidylglycerol synthase domain-containing protein, whose translation is MKNKHALRLTASILLMAGVLWFFWSQVRRHWDQLEHLHLHFFWPAMLLALVLVLIHYVIATLAWRTVIVGKSGQPLTITQSIGLSNISQLTKYVPGKVWSYAIQMHLLAAHGISKSRVLSVNVIMLLSLTGSSTVIGTGYLWFSGMILPRPLSALIFSAALTAYLLLVFGGTWTANLLVRLINRLFRQRIDTFDAPLATMIRAHGLNLLSNLLYGISGYFVAIGIGMPSDFALIVPISAAMLLSDTVGFFVFLAPGGIGVRESVMYAMLKSAVDIQTCFVLPLAFRLVTTINDLILGGTAAVLLNHFSKRSTRRSAADDLQL
- a CDS encoding class I SAM-dependent methyltransferase translates to MRSFAVAHGRSSKAEKIEAVLCEALDIDRVRGCTILDIGAGSGHIAAHFTADNVVTAADVEDQLVVRDPNLRFVRLGGDRLPSDDAQFDIVVLNHVLAYVPDQLALLREVGRVLKADGCCYVANPNRLFPLDPHSHMPFVHYLPQTWYEGVVNRVRHASERILLHTTGGMRDLFIKADLDWTDYTVNVLHDPDRYHTNAPFRTPQWRWLSRLSPTNIFVVRKRSPK
- a CDS encoding glycosyltransferase; protein product: MEKEHVVIVTHSYPRFDGDWRSNFIESLAVGYRQNGTKVTVLVPLSARWNRAKLDSSGIRIIPYRYMPFKSWHVLGYGDSLKGDLKMNPLHTLLLPFLMIAGTLSLAKLLLSERPSFLHAHWAVPNSLIAVAARALAFSKVKILSSFPGSDVTVIQQSGLIGKFLARVIARSDYLSCNSSDLKEDLVAAGIPAAKVDYQIYGVNNQTMRFSADARERVRANLGIRSDEIALLMVGRFVAKKGFATGIRAMQHLRSRSEKIKLYIIGSGLLEAEYRKLMKDAGVEDVTTLLGEVLPSELKDYYSACDIFVMPSERLPSDGLNVVVVEAMACARPIVASSVGGNDLVVSAGINGYLHRPSDAEDLAEKVSFLAPDPILRQAMGEQSRVMVDEHFNWKAIAHHYLVCYRKLLS
- a CDS encoding FdtA/QdtA family cupin domain-containing protein, which produces MAYLIDIPTFSDDRGNLTVIEKIIPFEIKRVFYIYGVDDSVRGGHRHHKTIQAAFCIRGSCIVSNHDGREEQDFLLDTPSKGLIIEPQDWHTMHHFTSDAIFMVLASETFSAADYIREAYP
- a CDS encoding glycosyltransferase family 2 protein — encoded protein: MKLIIQIPCLNESETLAIALADLPREVPGFDTVEWLIIDDGSTDNTADVARRNGVDHVVTHRVNRGLAVGFMSGIDACLRLGADVIVNTDADNQYCGADIPKLTAPVLAHEADIVIGARPIDETAHFSWIKKKLQRLGSWAVRVASKTDVADAPSGFRAISREAAMRLNVFSAYTYTLETIIQAGQSNLTIASVPIRTNGDLRPSRLVKSISSYVNRSLMTILRVFVIYRPLALFFYVGSVFLTIGLLAGIRFVYFYLHGSGDGHIQSVVLASLCVTLSMLLYMMGLIGDLIATNRKLMENIDARLKKIVYDSEKQL